A stretch of the Thiomicrospira pelophila DSM 1534 genome encodes the following:
- a CDS encoding rhodanese-like domain-containing protein: MFYKSSLLGACFVALTFSQMALAKDLKVKISPEISEISVQHNGKPVTIKRIQDQKNTVVEDYALTSRACPPFCVQPIEVAPGVTTIGELELLDFLQRKSDGDESILIIDSRTPDWVEKGTIPSATNLPWTKLHPQSDGYEPIEVEGILTLQFNATVSDGIWNFSNAKTLVFFCNGPWCGQSPTNIKALVNLGYPAHKMFWYRGGMQSWQSLGLTTVKP; encoded by the coding sequence ATGTTTTACAAATCCAGTCTTTTAGGTGCTTGCTTTGTAGCACTGACTTTTAGCCAAATGGCCTTAGCCAAAGATTTGAAGGTAAAAATCAGTCCAGAAATTAGTGAAATTAGCGTCCAACATAACGGTAAACCCGTGACGATCAAACGCATCCAAGACCAAAAAAACACGGTGGTTGAGGATTACGCTTTAACGTCTCGTGCTTGCCCACCATTTTGTGTGCAGCCGATCGAGGTCGCCCCGGGCGTGACCACAATTGGTGAACTTGAGCTGCTTGACTTTTTACAGCGAAAATCAGACGGTGACGAATCCATATTGATCATCGACTCTCGTACCCCTGATTGGGTTGAAAAGGGCACTATTCCGAGTGCGACCAATTTACCTTGGACCAAACTCCACCCTCAATCTGACGGATATGAACCGATCGAAGTTGAAGGCATTCTCACGTTACAATTCAACGCCACGGTAAGTGATGGCATTTGGAACTTTTCCAACGCCAAAACTCTGGTTTTTTTCTGTAATGGCCCTTGGTGTGGACAATCTCCCACAAATATTAAAGCACTGGTTAACCTTGGTTATCCTGCCCATAAAATGTTTTGGTATCGCGGTGGCATGCAGTCCTGGCAGTCCTTAGGTTTAACCACAGTAAAACCTTAA
- a CDS encoding diguanylate cyclase — MKRMTENSFGMWIALSLLLVMLLITALVMTAQQLTNSTLNKAGELVSHQHQKLHSLLNMHIAGQNRTINLQQMLLLEDPLLIDEALMRFYDNASDYMSNRENLANLSDETPFERQWIDDIHRMANVTGPLQTQIARMTLQGEELEARNLVTTQAIDLLNAFTDKVNEFSQYQSVEIQNSIQQAANSIDKLMMKVVGLAIALIMISFLFALFVFNKFSLINNALRESNEDLEQRVAERTMALTEIQHKLIDKNRMLEKLSETDTLTGLVNRFKMDQYLQTAHQRFLKFGEPYQVLFLDIDHFKQINDEHGHELGDEVLVEFSALLKAQFGDLNLIGRWGGEEFIMLNASLDKAQACEHAESIRQAIEAHEFKGLETITVSIGVARVTYQDQIKQVINRADIALYKAKNTGRNRVEGCEHMLTAANTEDYAITSSQSEPIN, encoded by the coding sequence ATGAAAAGAATGACTGAAAACTCTTTCGGCATGTGGATTGCCCTAAGTTTGTTGTTGGTGATGTTACTAATCACGGCCTTAGTCATGACCGCACAGCAATTAACCAATTCAACCCTAAACAAAGCTGGCGAACTGGTAAGTCACCAGCACCAGAAACTGCATAGTCTATTAAATATGCATATCGCCGGTCAAAACCGCACGATCAATTTACAGCAAATGTTATTACTAGAAGACCCTTTGTTGATTGATGAAGCTTTAATGAGATTTTATGACAATGCGAGCGATTACATGTCTAATCGCGAAAACTTAGCAAACTTGTCTGATGAAACACCATTTGAACGTCAGTGGATTGACGACATCCATCGAATGGCAAACGTTACCGGTCCGTTACAAACCCAAATTGCCAGAATGACGCTGCAGGGAGAGGAGCTAGAAGCCCGCAACCTGGTTACTACCCAAGCGATTGATCTCCTCAATGCTTTTACCGATAAAGTGAATGAGTTCTCTCAATACCAATCGGTCGAAATTCAAAACTCGATTCAACAAGCCGCTAATTCGATTGATAAGCTAATGATGAAGGTGGTAGGTCTAGCCATCGCTTTAATTATGATTAGCTTTTTGTTTGCTTTATTTGTATTTAATAAATTTAGTTTAATTAACAATGCGTTACGTGAATCTAATGAAGACCTTGAACAGCGCGTTGCCGAACGCACAATGGCCTTAACTGAGATACAGCACAAGTTAATTGATAAAAACCGCATGTTAGAAAAGCTCTCAGAAACCGACACGCTGACTGGCTTGGTTAACCGCTTCAAAATGGATCAATATCTACAAACGGCCCACCAACGTTTTCTAAAATTTGGCGAGCCTTACCAAGTACTTTTTCTGGATATTGATCATTTCAAACAAATTAATGATGAGCACGGCCATGAATTGGGTGATGAGGTATTAGTCGAATTCTCCGCGTTACTCAAGGCCCAGTTTGGCGATCTTAACTTGATTGGTCGTTGGGGTGGTGAAGAGTTTATTATGCTGAATGCATCGCTTGATAAAGCCCAAGCTTGCGAACACGCTGAATCGATTCGACAAGCGATTGAAGCCCATGAGTTTAAAGGATTAGAGACTATTACTGTCAGTATTGGCGTGGCTCGTGTCACCTATCAAGATCAAATTAAACAAGTGATTAATCGCGCAGATATTGCACTTTATAAAGCCAAAAACACTGGGCGCAATCGTGTCGAAGGCTGTGAACACATGCTAACCGCTGCTAATACTGAAGACTATGCCATTACATCCAGTCAATCTGAACCCATTAATTAA
- a CDS encoding alpha/beta hydrolase — MKSLINKSALIGLLTAAFAFVGLVQAEEVKQTHQGQTLNANLVMAEGKNYADEFVLLLHGTLTHKGRSTYTILQDNLALHGVSSLSINLSLGLNDRQGEYDCNVPHTHKHTDALDEVAIWLDWLKKQGANKVTLMGHSRGGNQIAWFAAEHDRAQIDKVVLIAPATSEQQSPEDYQKKYDKPLSSVLNKAQKLVDKGQADQMMKNVDFIYCEKAQVTAGAFVDYYTAKPQFDTPYLIKAPAKPTLVVVASEDQAVPELPERLVPLEDTPNLTIQTIDGADHFFLDFFNEDLATAAAEFIQD, encoded by the coding sequence ATGAAAAGTTTAATCAATAAATCGGCTTTGATCGGTTTGCTTACGGCCGCGTTTGCATTTGTAGGCCTGGTGCAAGCGGAAGAGGTCAAACAAACTCATCAAGGCCAAACGCTGAATGCCAACTTAGTGATGGCAGAAGGTAAAAACTATGCGGACGAGTTTGTGCTTTTGTTGCATGGCACCTTAACGCATAAAGGTCGCTCCACTTATACCATCTTGCAAGACAATTTAGCTCTGCACGGCGTGAGTTCTTTATCGATCAACTTATCTTTAGGTTTGAATGATCGTCAGGGTGAGTACGATTGTAATGTTCCCCACACCCACAAACATACCGACGCGTTGGATGAAGTCGCGATTTGGTTAGATTGGTTGAAAAAACAAGGTGCAAATAAAGTTACCTTAATGGGACATTCACGTGGCGGGAATCAAATCGCTTGGTTTGCGGCCGAACATGATCGTGCTCAAATTGATAAAGTAGTGTTGATTGCTCCAGCCACCTCTGAGCAACAATCACCAGAAGATTATCAGAAAAAATATGATAAGCCGCTTAGTAGCGTATTGAATAAAGCTCAAAAACTGGTTGATAAAGGCCAAGCTGATCAGATGATGAAAAATGTCGATTTCATTTATTGCGAAAAAGCTCAAGTAACCGCCGGCGCATTTGTCGACTATTACACGGCTAAGCCACAATTTGATACTCCTTATTTAATCAAAGCACCCGCTAAACCAACCTTAGTCGTGGTCGCATCTGAAGATCAGGCCGTCCCTGAGCTGCCAGAGCGCTTAGTCCCTTTAGAAGACACACCAAACTTAACCATCCAGACCATTGATGGTGCGGATCACTTTTTTTTGGATTTTTTTAACGAAGATTTAGCCACCGCAGCCGCTGAATTTATACAAGATTAA
- a CDS encoding RrF2 family transcriptional regulator has translation MQLTKQTDFAFRVLIYLASKPAQDLSQIQTIATRFDISRSHVMKIVQKMANSGLIESVRGQGGGLKLAKSAEDINLREVVELMEATLSPVNCHEPVCLIENTCVLKNFLYQAQESYLAHLSQFSLSDIVTPQVRHEIFLTDISTQRVAVH, from the coding sequence ATGCAACTCACAAAACAGACCGATTTTGCGTTTCGAGTGTTGATTTATTTAGCCTCTAAACCGGCGCAAGATTTATCGCAAATTCAAACCATTGCGACGCGTTTTGACATTTCGCGCAGTCATGTGATGAAGATTGTGCAAAAAATGGCGAATAGCGGCTTAATTGAATCGGTGCGAGGTCAAGGTGGTGGTTTAAAACTGGCTAAGTCAGCGGAAGACATAAACTTGAGAGAGGTGGTTGAGTTAATGGAGGCGACGCTCAGCCCAGTGAATTGCCATGAGCCGGTGTGTTTGATTGAAAACACCTGCGTGCTGAAAAACTTTTTGTATCAAGCACAAGAAAGTTATTTGGCGCATTTAAGCCAGTTTAGTTTGAGTGACATTGTGACGCCTCAAGTGCGCCACGAAATTTTTCTTACAGATATTTCAACCCAACGCGTTGCGGTGCATTAA
- a CDS encoding NnrS family protein, with protein MSRSLFFERAFRSFFLGGAIFAVIAMALWWWQFPNVSAGFSGTSGVYWHAHEMIFGYALATVTGFLLTAVMNWSRMNSASGWKLGVLFGLWVLARVAFLVDLPIIWVALFDLAFNLGLVLHFAWPVWKRRLTSQAGLALLFGAIFFANLSFYINAHQAWIWLHESLIIGLFLVLSINLTMIRRLTPFFTEKALGLTPFKNADWLDRSILVGFLSLMLTVVFSPYPWLISLIAWPLAGLFMIRQAWWYHPKIWSELLIWPLHLSHAFITLGLVLYGFVGLEWVAASLAIHALAAGGIGLLCSSMMARISLGHTQRNVFEPPKGLIWVFVALALAAFTRVVLPLIWPELSLIWIQLSQLGWIFGFGLLLVLYWRILTRPSLKAPGLVL; from the coding sequence ATGAGCAGATCCCTATTTTTTGAACGCGCTTTTCGCAGCTTTTTTTTAGGCGGGGCGATATTTGCCGTCATTGCGATGGCTCTTTGGTGGTGGCAATTCCCAAATGTGAGCGCTGGTTTTAGCGGGACATCCGGGGTTTACTGGCATGCACACGAAATGATTTTTGGCTATGCCTTAGCTACCGTCACCGGATTTTTATTAACCGCGGTGATGAACTGGTCGCGCATGAACTCCGCCTCGGGCTGGAAGCTTGGGGTTTTGTTTGGCTTATGGGTATTAGCGCGGGTGGCATTTTTAGTCGACCTGCCGATTATATGGGTCGCGTTATTTGATTTAGCCTTCAATCTTGGGTTGGTGTTGCATTTCGCCTGGCCAGTTTGGAAGCGCCGCTTGACGTCGCAAGCCGGACTCGCTTTATTGTTTGGCGCAATTTTTTTCGCCAACTTAAGCTTCTATATTAACGCCCACCAGGCCTGGATTTGGCTACATGAAAGCCTCATCATTGGCTTGTTCTTAGTGCTTAGTATTAACCTAACCATGATCCGGCGTTTAACCCCATTTTTTACCGAAAAAGCCCTTGGCTTAACACCGTTTAAAAACGCCGACTGGTTGGATAGGTCAATATTAGTTGGCTTTTTAAGCTTAATGCTAACCGTGGTATTTTCACCCTATCCTTGGCTAATTAGCTTGATTGCCTGGCCTTTAGCTGGCTTATTTATGATTCGCCAGGCTTGGTGGTATCACCCAAAAATCTGGTCAGAGTTATTAATTTGGCCGCTGCACCTGTCACACGCCTTTATTACGCTGGGGTTAGTGTTATATGGTTTTGTCGGCTTGGAATGGGTTGCGGCCAGTCTAGCGATTCATGCACTCGCGGCGGGTGGCATAGGTTTATTGTGTTCATCCATGATGGCTCGCATCAGCCTCGGTCACACTCAACGCAACGTGTTTGAACCTCCAAAAGGCTTGATTTGGGTCTTTGTTGCACTCGCGCTAGCGGCGTTTACACGTGTGGTTTTGCCGCTGATCTGGCCCGAATTAAGTTTAATCTGGATTCAGTTGAGCCAACTCGGTTGGATTTTCGGCTTTGGTTTACTACTGGTTTTATATTGGCGCATCCTGACGCGCCCTAGCCTTAAAGCACCAGGTCTGGTGCTTTAA
- a CDS encoding HPP family protein, with product MMKRLLKSAFSFESGHLSEMILSVSGVFIAMIAVVLMMDWLSNGIYAWFVIASMGASAIILFSTPHAPMAQPWAVIVGQMLAGVCGLASWSLFSNPMVAVPIAVASTLLFMLIFKARHAPGGATALFIALGTVEVETLGWSLLWLSLLPSLLTLVAMAVILNAPFKWRHYPYVVFKKTQSEPEKTPEITHEDLAYASEQMQGYFEMSEAEFMQLYRAARQHHKTTRPGV from the coding sequence ATGATGAAACGATTACTCAAATCGGCCTTTTCATTTGAATCTGGTCACTTATCCGAAATGATTTTGTCGGTGAGCGGCGTATTTATCGCCATGATTGCGGTAGTGCTCATGATGGATTGGCTTAGCAATGGAATTTATGCCTGGTTTGTGATCGCCTCTATGGGGGCGAGTGCGATCATTTTATTCTCTACCCCTCACGCTCCGATGGCGCAGCCTTGGGCCGTCATTGTGGGTCAAATGCTAGCGGGCGTGTGCGGTTTAGCCAGCTGGAGTTTATTTTCTAATCCGATGGTCGCGGTGCCAATTGCGGTGGCCAGTACCCTGTTATTTATGTTGATATTTAAAGCGCGACACGCACCGGGTGGCGCAACGGCTTTATTTATTGCGCTAGGTACGGTTGAAGTCGAAACGCTGGGCTGGAGTTTATTATGGCTTAGTTTATTACCAAGCTTGCTCACCTTGGTGGCGATGGCCGTTATATTAAACGCGCCGTTTAAATGGCGTCATTACCCTTATGTAGTGTTTAAGAAAACCCAGTCGGAACCCGAAAAAACACCCGAAATTACACACGAAGATTTGGCTTATGCCAGTGAACAAATGCAGGGTTATTTTGAAATGAGTGAAGCCGAATTTATGCAGCTATATCGAGCAGCTCGCCAGCATCATAAAACTACCAGGCCTGGTGTTTAA
- the hmpA gene encoding NO-inducible flavohemoprotein has translation MLTPQIIQTVKSTAPVLAEQGVQITNLFYKKLFTHHPELKHVFNMANQAQGEQSKALAESVFMYANRIDELEALGPMVKRIAHKHASLHIQPDHYPIVGKYLLEAVQEHLSLPDDHEVLKAWAVAYAFLAQVFVDTEEQIYAANEEKPGGWRGFKAFNISRIVKEADSVKSFYLIPEDGQLVDFEPGQYLGIKLKGKDGQFDEIRQYSISNAPGEPYYRISVKTEAHSPDHPGQVSNRLHQAQVGDQIWVQPPTGEFFIKNQTNAKVFIAGGVGITPLVSMLNDQLNKNPDQDLRFIQCVRDESHHIMKNEISLLKHKYGVEYFSAYQFGDGADHQGYLNTDILSQWLPNTQADVYFCGPKPFMAAVYHECIGLGFKSEQLHYEVFGPTTSLT, from the coding sequence ATGCTGACGCCACAAATTATTCAAACTGTTAAATCCACTGCGCCGGTTTTGGCTGAACAAGGCGTGCAGATTACTAACCTGTTCTACAAAAAGTTGTTTACCCACCACCCAGAACTGAAGCATGTCTTTAATATGGCAAACCAAGCACAAGGTGAACAATCCAAAGCCTTAGCCGAATCCGTATTTATGTATGCCAACCGAATCGACGAACTAGAAGCACTTGGCCCAATGGTCAAACGCATTGCCCATAAACATGCGAGTTTACATATTCAGCCGGATCATTACCCCATTGTAGGCAAATACTTACTGGAAGCGGTTCAAGAACATTTGTCATTACCGGACGATCATGAGGTGTTAAAAGCCTGGGCCGTCGCCTATGCCTTTTTAGCGCAAGTATTTGTCGATACCGAAGAGCAGATTTATGCTGCCAATGAAGAAAAACCGGGCGGATGGCGCGGGTTTAAAGCCTTTAATATTTCACGCATCGTAAAAGAAGCCGATTCGGTCAAATCCTTTTATTTGATCCCCGAAGATGGACAGCTAGTGGATTTCGAACCCGGCCAATATTTGGGTATTAAATTGAAAGGTAAAGATGGCCAGTTTGATGAAATTCGCCAGTATTCGATCTCCAATGCGCCCGGTGAACCTTACTACCGTATCAGTGTCAAAACGGAAGCGCACTCGCCGGATCACCCAGGACAGGTTTCTAATCGCTTACACCAAGCACAGGTAGGCGATCAAATTTGGGTGCAACCACCAACCGGTGAGTTTTTTATAAAAAATCAAACCAATGCTAAAGTATTTATTGCAGGAGGCGTAGGAATTACACCGTTGGTGAGCATGTTGAATGACCAACTTAATAAAAACCCAGACCAAGATTTACGCTTCATTCAATGTGTTCGGGACGAATCGCACCATATAATGAAAAATGAAATCAGTTTGCTGAAACACAAATACGGGGTTGAATATTTCAGTGCTTATCAGTTTGGTGATGGCGCCGATCATCAGGGTTATTTAAATACTGATATCTTGAGCCAATGGTTACCTAATACCCAAGCCGATGTATACTTTTGTGGACCCAAGCCATTCATGGCGGCGGTTTATCATGAGTGTATTGGGCTGGGTTTTAAATCGGAACAATTGCACTATGAAGTCTTTGGTCCAACCACGTCACTCACATAA
- a CDS encoding YeeE/YedE family protein, translating into MNEIPNLFINYYVLAFALAFILGLVGQRSSFCAVGGLRDRITLGNGTRLWTFIAAMGVGIIASGSLEWLNVMNLSDSRPPYRTADFAWGRYIVGGFIFGLGMVLATGCGMRNTVKMGQGSYKSLWLVAVMSVMAYIMTRTSFYGEWIMPIFAPLTVHLDYAGSQDLASLIFGAGSQHIDLALLVLSWMIGLSLLYFAFRNPEFRRPTPMISALIVGAIIATAYALTGGQFGAQLIDEAAFMESPPIGLGTQSFTFAAPMGDTVNYLMSPANVSLITFGLIAVIGVALGSFVSSLLNRQFKVSGFDSAKDGVISSVGALFVGFGAVLAMGCSVGHGLSGVATLALGSFVAVASITAGAVVGIKFEPMWRKTKGC; encoded by the coding sequence ATGAACGAGATTCCAAATCTTTTTATTAATTATTATGTGCTGGCCTTTGCGCTGGCCTTTATTTTAGGCCTAGTTGGACAACGCAGTTCATTTTGTGCGGTCGGGGGTTTAAGAGACCGCATTACCCTAGGTAATGGTACACGTCTTTGGACATTTATAGCGGCGATGGGGGTCGGCATTATTGCTTCCGGTAGCCTGGAATGGCTAAATGTGATGAACCTTTCAGACAGTCGACCACCTTATCGCACGGCGGATTTTGCTTGGGGACGTTATATTGTTGGCGGCTTTATTTTCGGTTTAGGCATGGTTTTGGCCACCGGCTGCGGTATGCGTAATACCGTTAAAATGGGACAGGGTAGTTACAAATCACTTTGGTTGGTCGCCGTCATGTCTGTTATGGCCTATATTATGACCCGTACCTCGTTTTATGGCGAATGGATAATGCCGATTTTTGCCCCCTTAACCGTTCACCTTGACTATGCCGGCTCGCAAGACTTAGCCAGCTTAATCTTTGGTGCAGGTAGCCAACATATTGATCTAGCTTTACTGGTTTTAAGTTGGATGATCGGCTTAAGTTTGCTGTATTTTGCCTTTAGAAATCCCGAATTCCGCCGCCCAACGCCCATGATCAGCGCCCTAATTGTGGGCGCTATTATTGCGACGGCTTACGCTTTAACCGGCGGTCAGTTTGGCGCACAATTGATTGACGAAGCGGCCTTTATGGAAAGCCCACCCATCGGATTAGGCACGCAATCCTTTACCTTTGCGGCCCCGATGGGCGATACAGTTAACTATTTAATGAGTCCTGCCAATGTCAGCTTGATTACATTCGGTTTGATCGCTGTGATTGGGGTGGCGCTGGGCTCTTTTGTTAGCAGCTTATTAAATCGCCAATTTAAAGTCAGCGGTTTTGATTCGGCTAAAGATGGTGTGATTTCAAGCGTAGGCGCGTTATTCGTAGGTTTTGGTGCCGTACTGGCTATGGGATGTTCGGTTGGGCATGGCTTATCCGGTGTCGCAACCTTAGCTTTAGGCTCCTTTGTCGCGGTCGCCTCCATCACCGCTGGGGCTGTGGTAGGGATTAAATTTGAACCTATGTGGCGCAAAACTAAAGGTTGTTAA
- a CDS encoding MFS transporter, with protein MQNNQSVEHGIKANLNQIIQQLIQVFLVGLALGMTRTVVPGLAETEFGLAAQAFMSLVMFVVVFGLVKATMNLLAGHLSDRWGRRSLLVAGWLLAIPVPFLIYFAQDWYWIVWAMVFLGLNQGLCWSMALNSKLDLAKANQKGLINGFNEFSGYAAVGVAGWLTAYLAELYGAREAILGFGLVVIGLGLVLAIWKVVDTRAWSDLHQHHHRQANGEDGAKPSLGQMFGYATFKQPQLVALNQAGLVEKFIDALVWIFMPVYLISQAQSLVQASAIIAIYGVVWGGSQLITGPLSDRWGRRGLIVWGFWLCAITSFTFVLVDTVWSWSILAAIMGFGMAMLYPTLGAAVADTSVPNQRASVLGIYRFWRDFGYAAGAFLMGLLAFYTESVVWPFYFVAIMMFLSGLWVWLALKPNVKN; from the coding sequence GTGCAGAACAATCAGTCAGTCGAACACGGTATCAAAGCCAATTTAAACCAAATTATACAGCAGCTGATCCAGGTGTTTTTAGTTGGCTTGGCTTTGGGAATGACTCGCACCGTGGTACCAGGCCTGGCGGAAACCGAGTTTGGTTTAGCGGCCCAAGCTTTTATGAGCTTGGTAATGTTTGTGGTGGTATTTGGTTTGGTGAAAGCCACTATGAATTTATTGGCGGGTCATTTAAGTGATCGCTGGGGGCGGCGTTCTTTATTAGTAGCGGGTTGGTTGCTCGCGATACCCGTGCCATTTTTAATTTACTTTGCGCAAGATTGGTACTGGATTGTGTGGGCAATGGTGTTTTTAGGTTTAAACCAAGGTTTATGTTGGTCGATGGCTTTGAACAGTAAATTAGACCTAGCCAAAGCCAATCAGAAAGGCTTAATTAACGGCTTTAATGAGTTTTCAGGTTATGCCGCGGTGGGCGTTGCCGGCTGGTTAACTGCATATTTGGCGGAACTTTATGGCGCACGCGAAGCCATCTTAGGTTTTGGCTTAGTGGTCATTGGTCTGGGCTTAGTGCTCGCGATTTGGAAGGTGGTTGATACGCGTGCCTGGTCAGACCTGCATCAACATCATCATCGCCAGGCGAATGGCGAGGATGGTGCGAAACCAAGTCTTGGGCAAATGTTTGGTTATGCCACCTTTAAGCAACCTCAGTTGGTTGCATTAAATCAAGCCGGTCTGGTCGAAAAATTTATTGATGCACTAGTGTGGATTTTTATGCCAGTATATCTTATCAGCCAAGCCCAAAGTTTGGTGCAAGCCAGCGCGATCATTGCCATTTATGGTGTAGTTTGGGGCGGGTCACAACTTATCACTGGGCCCTTGTCGGATCGTTGGGGACGCAGAGGCTTAATTGTGTGGGGCTTCTGGTTATGTGCCATCACCAGTTTTACTTTTGTATTAGTCGATACGGTTTGGTCTTGGTCAATTTTAGCCGCGATCATGGGCTTTGGTATGGCGATGCTGTACCCAACTTTGGGCGCGGCCGTCGCCGACACGAGTGTGCCTAATCAGCGCGCCAGTGTTTTAGGCATTTATCGTTTCTGGCGTGACTTTGGTTATGCCGCCGGTGCCTTCTTAATGGGCTTGTTGGCCTTTTATACTGAGTCTGTGGTTTGGCCGTTTTATTTTGTCGCCATAATGATGTTTCTATCTGGGCTGTGGGTATGGTTGGCGTTGAAACCGAACGTTAAAAATTAA
- a CDS encoding ArsR/SmtB family transcription factor — MTINSLKLGLFEQLAQVSKALGHANRLMILDVLAQTHCDVETLHKKLGLSIANVSKHLQTLKHAGLVTNERQGQHSVYALSDDSVFRLIVSLRDVAESQLDSMQALLLEHIQPNTDYEPISLKALREFKQPYTLLDVRPEDEFKAGHIPHAINIPIEQLPQKLNELKTDQTLVVYCRGPYCMWSQEAVNALQKKGIKAQRLAEGYPEWQVESHAF, encoded by the coding sequence ATGACGATTAACTCTCTTAAGCTCGGTTTGTTTGAACAGCTGGCACAAGTCAGCAAGGCGTTGGGACATGCCAATCGTTTAATGATTTTAGATGTGCTGGCACAAACCCATTGCGATGTTGAAACCCTGCATAAAAAACTCGGCCTTAGCATTGCGAACGTATCCAAACACTTACAAACTCTAAAGCATGCAGGCCTGGTGACTAATGAGCGCCAAGGCCAACACAGTGTTTATGCGTTAAGTGACGACAGCGTGTTTCGCCTAATTGTAAGTTTGCGTGACGTGGCTGAATCTCAACTAGATAGTATGCAAGCTTTATTATTGGAGCATATACAACCCAATACCGACTATGAGCCTATTTCTCTGAAAGCCTTACGTGAGTTTAAACAGCCCTATACACTGCTGGATGTTCGCCCGGAAGATGAATTTAAAGCTGGGCATATCCCGCACGCGATCAATATCCCGATTGAACAACTTCCACAAAAACTTAACGAACTGAAAACGGATCAAACCTTGGTTGTTTATTGTCGTGGGCCTTATTGCATGTGGTCACAAGAAGCCGTTAACGCTTTGCAAAAAAAAGGGATTAAAGCCCAGCGTTTGGCAGAAGGCTATCCTGAATGGCAAGTAGAAAGTCACGCTTTTTAG
- a CDS encoding MBL fold metallo-hydrolase, which translates to MFLFQHTPDSEPGSLSYMLGCVGQGLAIAVDVHQDEVELYLEKAAQKGVKIAYVVDTHVHADHYTGGAELAKRAGGEYCLHQDSPAQCDFTPLAENQVIEAGNVHAQVLYTPGHTEDSISLLVTDKSRCDEAWFVITGHTLFVGSVGRPDLRGREVEMANKLYDSIQYKLLNLPDYMEILPGAQAGSVCGAGISGKAVSTIGFEKRYNPSLHLDKAQFVEQLTSTILPYPEDMQKIIGFNVKPL; encoded by the coding sequence ATGTTTTTATTTCAACACACACCGGATTCTGAACCGGGTTCTTTATCTTATATGCTAGGTTGTGTCGGTCAGGGGTTAGCGATTGCGGTAGATGTGCATCAGGATGAAGTTGAATTGTATTTAGAAAAGGCGGCGCAAAAAGGCGTCAAAATCGCTTATGTGGTGGATACACATGTACACGCCGATCACTACACGGGCGGTGCAGAATTGGCGAAACGTGCCGGTGGTGAATATTGTTTACATCAAGATTCACCCGCTCAGTGCGACTTTACCCCGCTGGCTGAAAATCAAGTGATTGAAGCCGGTAATGTGCATGCTCAAGTTTTGTATACGCCAGGGCATACTGAAGATAGCATCAGCTTATTGGTAACCGATAAATCGCGCTGTGATGAAGCTTGGTTTGTCATCACCGGCCACACATTATTTGTAGGTAGCGTAGGTCGTCCAGATTTACGTGGTCGTGAAGTCGAAATGGCGAATAAATTGTATGACTCAATTCAGTACAAGCTATTAAATTTACCAGACTATATGGAAATCCTTCCCGGTGCGCAAGCGGGGAGCGTTTGTGGCGCAGGCATTAGCGGTAAAGCCGTCTCTACGATTGGATTTGAGAAGCGTTACAATCCAAGCTTACACCTTGATAAAGCTCAATTTGTTGAACAACTCACTAGCACTATCCTGCCTTATCCAGAAGATATGCAAAAAATTATCGGTTTTAATGTTAAACCTTTATAA